Below is a window of Myroides profundi DNA.
AACGCCTTATAGGCGTTTTTTGATTATTCTTGAACTTCAGTAGTTGTATTCTGAGTAGTCGTCACTTGTGCTTCTGATTCTTTTCTCTCTTTGATATACTCATTAAGTTGCTTTCCGTATTTACGAGAAGTTACTTCAGGAGATAGAGAGTTATAGATCGTATCTAATAACTTAGTATGAGCATTGTATAAATCTGTCAATGCGATATAAGGACTCGCATCAGAGTCTTTATGATTAATAGCAAAGTTTACAGCATTAAGATACTTTCTGATTGTAAGTTTCTTAGATAGATTATTAAGGCTATCTTTTTTAGCTGTGTTTTGTTCTTTTTCAGCATTAAAGATGTCTACTAATAAACCATTCTGTTTATCGATGATTAAAGAACGTGTTTTTAAGTATTCATCATACACCTCTTGAGACTTTGATCCTGTAACTTTAGCATCGTTATAGAAGTTCTTAAGAGTCGTGTTGATCGTCATCTGTCCTGGCTCTGCGAAGAACATAATTTGATTATCCTGAGAGTTAGAATGACCACGGTCTAAGGTTAAATAGAATACTTCAGGAGAGTCAATATTTAAGTCAAACTTAAAGTTAGCATCTCCTTTTACATTTAATGAATCTATTGCTTTAAATACAGTATCTTGAATCTGAAATAGGTATAACTTACCTTGTTTAAATCCATCTACTTTACCTGTAACAGTAAGGTTGCCTTTAGTTTCCTCTTTATTACAAGACACGAATAACGCTCCAGTAGCAAGTAAAAGAGCACAAACAATTTTTTTCATAATATTATTTAAATAGATCTAGTCCAGGGATATTCGGCATTCCATCTTTAGCTGCCGCAGCTAATTCTGCTTCATTGATAGCAGACGCTTTTTCGATAGCACGGTTAAGTACCATGACTAAGTAGTCTTCTAGTTGTTCTTTGTCCTCCATTAGTTCATCACTGATAGATAAAGAACGAATAGTTCTATTAGCAGTCATCGTCACTTGTAGTAACCCATCATTACTCTGATCATCTACTAATACGGTGTCTAATCTCTTCTTTGTTTCTTCTATCTTAGCTTGGGTCTCTTGTAGTTTACCCATCATGCCCATTAAGTCTCCAAACATGTTTAATACATTTTAGTTAGTGGCGCAAAAATATTAAAATCTTTTTAAGATAAATGATTTTGTTATAGAATAGTTAATAACAACTGATGGATATTCTATATTATAATAGTGTATGAGGGTATCTATCACTATCAAAATGCAGTAGTCAAACGGATATAAAAAAAGTGACCTAGTTATTTGGGGGTAACTAGGTCACTTAAGAAAAAGAAAGTTTTGTTGTTTTTGTTGTGATACGTAATTTACATATATCGTGCCAAAAAATATAAATACATGAAAATTTATGTTTTTTATTGAGATAATAAGTTGCTTATTTTTCTTTAAGTAGTTAATATGTCTTTTAAATAAAGGGATTAGAGAAGGTAAAGTATTTTATCAACACAGGTGGTGTAGGTATGATCTTTGTGTAGAAAAGTACAATAAACTTAATCTAGGTCAAGTCTAGTAGAAGAGAATTAGTTCTAATTTTGTAATAAAGTAGAATTAACCATGTAAACGTATAGGATATGAAAGAAGAATTTGTAAATTTAGAAGTAAATAAAAATGCTGATACTAACCGTTTTGAATTAACAGTAGATGGTCATACTGCATTTATAGATTATGCTGAAGAAGGTAATATTATTAAACTTATTCATACAGAGAGCCCAGAAGAGCTAGCAGGTAGAGGAGTGGCTACTGCTCTAATCGAGAAGAGTCTGATGTATATAGAAGAGCATAACTATGAGCTGTACCCATTATGTCCGTTAGTGTATGCTTATATTAAGCGTCATCCAGAATGGAAGAGAATAGTATCTGGAGCGTTTCCTGCATACGATAAACTATAACAATAAATAAGCTATGAGAATATTAGGATTTGCAGCAAGTACATCGAGTACTTCTATTAATAAAAAGTTAGTTGAGTATACCGTGCCTTTGTTTCCAGCAGGAGAAGTGGAAGTGATAGATCTGAATGATTATATAGTACCTCCATTTTCTGTAGATCAAGAGAAACAAGGTTTTCCAGAAGGAGCGAAGTTATTCTTAGAAAAGATAAAGCAGTCTGATGCTATCATCTGTTCTATGTCTGAACACAATCGCAACTGGACAGCATGCTTTAAAAACTTGTTTGATTGGTGTTCTAGAATAGAGTTAAAGCTATTCCAAGAGCGACCGATGTTCTTAATGTCTACTTCACCAGGAGGATATGGAGGTCAGAATTCATTAAACCTTGCTAAGACAGTGTTCCCTCAGTTTGGAGGACAAGTAAAGGACAGCTTTGCATTGCCTAAGTATTATGAAAATTTTGATGAGGTGAATGGTATTGTAAATAGTGAGCTCGCAGCAGAACTAAAAGAGAAAATCGAAAAGTATAGAAGTGAATTAAACGAAGTAGCTTTATAAAGTAAGGCAATATACTTAGTAAATAATATAAAAGGTCAAAGAGATAATCTTTGACCTTTTTTTTGTTTTTTAAATTCTTTTTGGGGCCATTTATATACCTAAAAGTCTTTTTAGAAGGGATTTTTTTTGTTTTTCAGCCTATTTTAATCGGTTTTGAACTGTTTAATTGAAAAAAGATATCTATTTTTTTTTAGCCTATTAACTGCTTTTTTTAATTTAAGTTGTTGATTATTAGAGTTTTGTTTGTTTTATGTGTGTTGTACCTCATTATGCACTATCCCTTCTTATCGTAGTATTTACGGGACTTGGAGCGAATTCCTTCGACAATTCATGGACAATACCTCGAGATTAGTGGAGGGGAGGACTTGTTTGTCGAAGAATGCTCCTTTTATATATCAACTATTCTCCTAGGATGTGCTGTAAACAAAAGAATAGGATGAGAAGAGAATATTAGGTCATATAATAGAGGACGGTAGAAGAGATAAAGTGAAGTTTTAGCAGTGTAAGCATAGTAGTAAAGTTGCCTGAAAATCCTTTGTTAATCTAGGTTAAGTGGTTTTGGGAGAGGATGTGATAATTTTATACTTGTAATCAGAAAGGGAGTTAGACTATCATTTATTGAATTTATAAAAGGCCTTATAAATACAGTCTGTATTCTTTTTTTGTTACAGTGTATAGTATTTCATTTTCTTCTAGGGAACACTGTTTTATCTCCAATAAAAGAGATACTATAAGACAGAGAGATTAGAAGAGAATGTATCATGATTAAATAGTTAAAAAATAAAGTTATGGCAAGTTTACCAATTAGAGACAAAAAACAAGATCACTTATTAACAGGTGAGAACGCAGCATTAATCGTTATTGATTATCAACCAGTACAAGTAAATTCTATCGCTTCTATGGATAGACAGTTACTATTAAACAATATTAGAGGAACTGTAAATGCAGCTAAACTGTATGATATGCCTATCATTCTATCTACAGTGAATGTGAAAACAGGATTAAATAAAGAGACTGTTCCTCAACTGAGAAAACATTTAGAAGGCGTGCCTTCTTATGATAGAACGACGATTAACTCATGGGAAGATAAGGAGTTCGTAGAGGCTGTAAAAGCTGCAGGTAGAAAAAAATTAATCATGACAGCACTGTGGACAGAAGCATGTCTTACATTCCCAGTGATGGATGCGTTACAAGAGGGATATGAGGTATATATCGTGGTAGATGCTGTAGGAGGTACTTCTAAAGAGGCACATGATGCTGCGATTATGAGAATGGTACAGGCAGGTGCTAAACCAATTAGCGTAGTACAGTTATTCTGTGAATTACAACGTGACTGGAATCGTACAGAAACTGCAGAAGGATTCATGAAGTTATTTACAGAACTAGGAGGTACAGCAGGTATTCAGTTTGGATACGATCTAGCGGAGTAATCCTTAGCTGTACATAGAGGTTAGAATACGCGTGTTTATTTACTTTTTTATTAGCGTTATAAGTCAATAACGCACGAGTTCTAATCGCTTTCAAAAAACGAGGTTTATACACACTGTAAGGTGTGGAGTTATTTAGTTATTCAGTTATTTTTGAAAAGGTCAGAGACGTATGTTTCTGACCTTTTCTCTTTTATAGGTGATTGATTGACAGTAAATAGCAAAGTTATTTTAGTGTTAATAGCTTAAAAGCTCTGTGGCGTTATCAATATATTTAGAACATAAAACATCTAATTAACGATATAATGAAGAAATTTTTTGCACTGTTTACACTATTGATTTGTACTGTTTCTTTTGCTCAGCAAAGAGAGTTGAAAGAGGTAAGTTCTGAAAGTCTAATACATGTATGGGGATTAGTCAAGTATAAACATCCTAATGTAAGTAGAGGTGGTTATGATATGGATCAAGAATTCTTAAAAGCATATACTACTATAGAAACGATAAAGAACGAAGAGGCTTTAAATACCTTCTTAAAGCAATGGATAAAACAGTTTGACTCTTCTAAACATCCTCTAAAAAAGGATGGTATTAAAGTAAGTGAAGATAAATTATTTACAGTTAATGCTAGGTTTGAATGGATAGACAGTGACCTCTATGATAAGGAATTAAAGTCTATTTTGACAGACTTAAAAGACAATACTAATTATGGTAAGTATTATCTAACTAATCGTAAAATATCTTCTATCGTAAAATTTGATCACGAAAAGGCGTTGCCTAATTTTAGCAATGGGAATGAAAGCCACCGTATGCTGTTTTTATCTTCTTTTTGGAATAGTATCCGTTATGGGAATGTGAATATATATCTAGCTGATACACCATGGGATGAGGTGTTGACTGAGTTTGTTCCGAGGTTTAATACGACTGAAGGAATAGAATTTGAGTATCTGAAAGATGAGCTTTTCGTAAAGTTAAATGATTCACATAGTGACTATCAAGCAAGCTATTATCTGAATACTAAAGTTAAACGTTTTAGTACCTATGGGACAAAAAATATAAATGACTCCTTAGTGATAACGACTATTTATGACCCTATCGAGGCTAAAGAGAGTAATATAGAGCTAGGAGATGTGATTTTTAGAGTCGAAGGAAAGTCTGTAAAGGACT
It encodes the following:
- a CDS encoding hydrolase, which translates into the protein MASLPIRDKKQDHLLTGENAALIVIDYQPVQVNSIASMDRQLLLNNIRGTVNAAKLYDMPIILSTVNVKTGLNKETVPQLRKHLEGVPSYDRTTINSWEDKEFVEAVKAAGRKKLIMTALWTEACLTFPVMDALQEGYEVYIVVDAVGGTSKEAHDAAIMRMVQAGAKPISVVQLFCELQRDWNRTETAEGFMKLFTELGGTAGIQFGYDLAE
- a CDS encoding YbaB/EbfC family nucleoid-associated protein — protein: MFGDLMGMMGKLQETQAKIEETKKRLDTVLVDDQSNDGLLQVTMTANRTIRSLSISDELMEDKEQLEDYLVMVLNRAIEKASAINEAELAAAAKDGMPNIPGLDLFK
- a CDS encoding NADPH-dependent FMN reductase, whose translation is MRILGFAASTSSTSINKKLVEYTVPLFPAGEVEVIDLNDYIVPPFSVDQEKQGFPEGAKLFLEKIKQSDAIICSMSEHNRNWTACFKNLFDWCSRIELKLFQERPMFLMSTSPGGYGGQNSLNLAKTVFPQFGGQVKDSFALPKYYENFDEVNGIVNSELAAELKEKIEKYRSELNEVAL
- a CDS encoding GNAT family N-acetyltransferase yields the protein MKEEFVNLEVNKNADTNRFELTVDGHTAFIDYAEEGNIIKLIHTESPEELAGRGVATALIEKSLMYIEEHNYELYPLCPLVYAYIKRHPEWKRIVSGAFPAYDKL
- a CDS encoding S41 family peptidase, whose translation is MKKFFALFTLLICTVSFAQQRELKEVSSESLIHVWGLVKYKHPNVSRGGYDMDQEFLKAYTTIETIKNEEALNTFLKQWIKQFDSSKHPLKKDGIKVSEDKLFTVNARFEWIDSDLYDKELKSILTDLKDNTNYGKYYLTNRKISSIVKFDHEKALPNFSNGNESHRMLFLSSFWNSIRYGNVNIYLADTPWDEVLTEFVPRFNTTEGIEFEYLKDELFVKLNDSHSDYQASYYLNTKVKRFSTYGTKNINDSLVITTIYDPIEAKESNIELGDVIFRVEGKSVKDYRESTIGKYVSVSNPNYLKRFESFYFPALGDQESMTVSIKKKSGEIIERTVPLLKGEEFKNFKTIKSLFKEQKAPELGDDIGYLHLGRATKKRLKSFFKANSSKQSIILDLRNYPENISPELITSYLLPHRTTFFKALGWYGPALGEWDSKVGIAKIIDPFKAGNENKDYYKGTVVLLVDHTTLSAAEYMGMGIQQAPRCITVGKQTGGAVTNRVRVLLKDDTTIDFSGYGAFYPNDKEYNVHRNGLKIDHIVPESASNYNTYGMIQYAVDLINKKSLGK
- a CDS encoding DUF4369 domain-containing protein: MKKIVCALLLATGALFVSCNKEETKGNLTVTGKVDGFKQGKLYLFQIQDTVFKAIDSLNVKGDANFKFDLNIDSPEVFYLTLDRGHSNSQDNQIMFFAEPGQMTINTTLKNFYNDAKVTGSKSQEVYDEYLKTRSLIIDKQNGLLVDIFNAEKEQNTAKKDSLNNLSKKLTIRKYLNAVNFAINHKDSDASPYIALTDLYNAHTKLLDTIYNSLSPEVTSRKYGKQLNEYIKERKESEAQVTTTQNTTTEVQE